In the genome of Streptomyces sp. NBC_00237, one region contains:
- a CDS encoding helix-turn-helix domain-containing protein has protein sequence MAALDLLGRRWALRVVWELSQSPAGFRELQRRCAQMSSSVLSTRLAELIDARLIALRPDGYHLTPLGTGLVTALRPLDAWSRRWGDENEES, from the coding sequence ATGGCCGCGCTCGACCTCCTCGGACGTCGCTGGGCGCTGCGCGTCGTATGGGAGTTGAGCCAGTCCCCCGCCGGGTTCCGGGAGTTGCAGCGCCGCTGCGCCCAGATGTCCTCCAGCGTCCTCAGCACCCGACTCGCCGAACTCATCGACGCCCGCCTGATCGCCCTGCGCCCCGACGGCTACCACCTCACCCCGCTCGGCACCGGCTTGGTCACGGCACTGCGACCGCTCGACGCGTGGAGCCGACGGTGGGGCGACGAGAACGAGGAGTCCTGA